The DNA region GCCTTGTTCAGGCCCTGCAGGGCGCCGTAGTGCCGCTCGTTCAGGCGCCAGCTATTGCCCACGGGGGTGTACATGGCGTCCATGGCGTCCAGCGCGATCCACAGGGTGCGGATGGCGCGCTTGAGCACCGACGTGAAGGCGACGTCGAAGGCGTAGCCTTCCTTTTTCAGCAGCTCGCCGGCGGCGCGGGCCTCGGCCCGGCCCTTTTCGGTCAGGTCCACATCCGTCCAGCCGGTGAAACGGTTTTCGAGATTCCACTGGCTTTCGCCGTGGCGCATCAGAACGAGTTTGTGCATGGTGGGATCACATGAAACGGAAGTTGAAAAAACCGCGATTGGCGCTCATTTTATAATTGCTGGCTTGTACCCCGCTGACACCCCCTCCCGGCCAGGCCGCCGAACGGGCGCGCGGCCTCGTCTTCCGCGATCGAACATCGTGGATAAACCGTGATATTTCAGGACCTTCCGTGGATTTTCTGCACTTTTTGCTGGGCCAGAACAACATCTTCATCCTTGCGGTCGCGGTGGTTTCCGGCGTCATGCTGCTGATGTCCACCCGCAAGGGCGGTTCCGGCGGCGTCAGCACCGCCGAAGCCATCCAGATGATCAACCAGCGCCAGGCCGTCTGGGTCGACGTCCGCCCGGTCGAGCAGTTCCAGGCGGGCCACATCGCCCAGGCACGCAGCGTGCCGGCCGGCGACATCGAGAAAAAGGCCGCCTCGCTGCCCAAGAACAAGCCGCTGGTGGTGGTCGGCCAGATCGGCCGCGACGCCTCCAAGGCCGTGGCGGCGCTGCGCGCCGCCGGTTTCGCCGACGTGGTGGCGCTGGACGGCGGCATGAAGGCCTGGAGCGATGCCGGCCTGCCGGTTACTCAGCGGGCTTGAATCCCCGCCCGTGGCGGTCAACGAGCCTCAACCCCCTGCGTGGCCTGAGCGGCGACCCGCCTTCATCCCACGGTAAGCCTAGAGACGCAAAATGAAGAAAGTCGTGATGTACGCAACCGGGTATTGCCCGTACTGCTCGCGCGCCGAGCAACTGCTCAAGCAGCGCGGCGTCGAGCAGATCGAGAAAATCCTCATCGACCAGGATCCCGCCCAGCGCGACGTCATGATGCAGCGCACGGGCCGCCGCACGGTGCCGCAGATCTACATCGGCGAGGACCACGTCGGCGGCTGCGACGACCTGTACGCGCTCGATCGCGCCGGCAAGCTGGCGCCCATGCTGGCCGCCTGACCGCGCGCCCGTTCCCTATTCCTCGGCGGCGCCTCCGCGCGCCGTCGCAAGCAGCACCCACACCATCCACCAGGAAATCCACATGGCCGATCAGGACCAAACCAACCAGCCGTCGTTCAATCTCCAGCGCGTCTACCTCAAGGACCTGTCGCTGGAAATGCCCAACGCGCCGCACGTGTTCCTGGAACAGGAAACGCCGCAAGTCGAAGTCAACATCAACGTGGGCGGCCAGCGCCTGGCGGAAACCATTTTCGAATCCACCGTCACCTGCACCGTGACCACCCGCATCAACGACAAGGTCCTGTACCTGGTCGAAGCCACGCAGGCCGGTATCTTCGAATTGGCCAACATTCCGGAAGACCAGATGGATCCGCTGTTGGGCATCGTCTGCCCGACCATGCTGTATCCCTATCTGCGCGCCAACATCGCCGACGCCATCACCCGCACCTCGCTGCCGCCCGTGCACCTGGCCGAAGTCAACTTCCAGGCCCTGTACGAGCAGCGCCTGGCCGAACTGGCCCAGCAGCAGCAAGCGGGCGGCGCCAATGGCAATGACTCCGGCATCATCCTGCCGCCCAATGCCACCCGGCAATAAATCCGGCAAGGCGGAACAGGCCACGGGGCAAGCCGTCCCCGGCGGCCGCTCCGCGCCCGCGGCCGCGACGCCGGCCGCCCTCTCGCCACGCGTGGCCGTGCTGGGCGCCGGCAGTTGGGGCACCGCGCTGGCGGCGGTGGCGGCCCGCCGCCATCCCACCGTGCTGTGGGCGCGCCAGGCCGAACAAGCCGAACAGATCGCGTCCACCCGCGAAAACGCCCGGTACCTGCCGGGCGTTTCCTTGCCGCCCGCGCTGGCCGCGACGGCCGACCTGGCGCAGGCGCTGCGCCACCTGCAGGCCCCCGGCGCCGATCCGCTGATCGTGCTGGGCGTGCCGGTGGCGGGACTGGCCGACATCTGCCGCGACCTGCTGGCCCTGCTGCCTACCCTGACCGGCCCGCTGCCCCACATCGTCTGGACCTGCAAGGGCTTCGAGAAAACCGACGGCCGTCTGCCGCACGAGATCGTGCGCGACGCGCTGGCCGGCCTGCCCGCCATCCGCGTCGGCGTGCTGTCCGGCCCGTCCTTCGCGCGCGAAGTCGCGCAGGGCCTGCCGGTAGGGCTGACCATCGCCAGCGGCGACGCGGCCGTGTGCCGCCTCGCCACCGCCGCCCTGCATGGCGGCGCCGTGCGCGTGTACGCGGGCGACGACGTCGTCGGCGTGGAAGTGGGCGGCGCCTTGAAGAACATCATCGCCATCGCCTGCGGCGTCTCCGATGGCTTGCAACTGGGCACCAATGCCCGCGCCGCCCTGATCACCCGCGGCCTGGCGGAAATGACGCGCTTCGGCGTGGCGCTGGGCGCCCGTCCCGATACCTTCGCGGGCCTGACCGGCCTGGGCGACCTGGTGCTGACCGCCACCGGCGACCTGTCGCGCAACCGGCGCGTGGGCCTGGAAATCGGCGCCGGCCGCAAGCTGGACGAGATCCTGGCCGGCGGCATGACGGCCGAAGGCGCCTACGCGGCGCGCGCGGCCCTGGCGCGCGCCCGCGCCCTGAACGTCGACCTGCCCATTACCGCGGCGGTCTGCGCGGTGCTGTTCGAAGGCGTCGCGCCGATGACGGCGGTGTCCACGCTGCTGGCGCGCGACGCCCGCCACGAAGGCGGCAACCTGCGCGCGCCCGATTGAGAAGGCCGCCACGGCCCGGTTATATCGAAGACCCCGGTTATATCGAAAACCATTGGAGACATCCATCATGACGTCCCGCGTACGTCCCAGCATCGGCAAGCGCCTGCGCGGCTTCTGCCTCGGCCTGGCCAGCCTCTGCATCCTGGCGGCGGGCGGCCCCGCCAAGGCCGACTGGCCCGACCGCCCCATCGTCCTGATCGTGCCCTTCCCGGCCGGCTCCTCGCCGGACCTGCTGGCGCGCCTGGTCTCCGAGCCGCTGTCGCAGACGCTGGGCCAGCCCATCATCGTCGAGAACAAGCCGGGCGCCGGCGGCAACATCGGCACCCGCATGGCGGCGCAGGCCAAGCCGGACGGCTACACGCTGCTGTTCACCATCAACGGCCCGCTGACGACGGCGCCCACGCTGTACAAGAAGACGCTGGGCTACGATCCCTTCACCGACCTGGCGCCGGTGACGCTGGTGGCCACCAGCCCCAACGTGCTGGCCGTGCCGGGCGACCTCAACGTCAAGGACCTGAAGCAGTTCGTCGACATGACGCGCGAGCGGCCGGGGGCGCTGAACTACGGCACGGTGGGCCCGGGCAGCGCTTCGCAACTGGCGATGGAGATGTTCAAGAGCCAGGCCGGGCTGGACCTGGTCCACATTCCGTACGCCGGTTTCCCGCAGGTGATCGGCGCCATCATCGGCGGCGACATCCAGGCCGCCTTCATGGTGCCGGCCATCGCCATGCCGCAGACGCGCGACGGCCGCGTCAAGGTGCTGGCCGTGACCAGCCTGCAGCGCTCGCCGGTGCTGCCGGACGTGCCGACCATGGCCGAGCAGGGCTATCCCGACTTCGAGGCGATTTCCTGGGATGCGGTGCTGGTGCCCGCCGGCACGCCCAGCGTCATCATCGAGCGCCTGAACAGCGAGCTGGCGCGCATCATCGACAGCGACAAGGTGCGGCAGCAGATGGCCATGCAGTACTTCACGCCGGCGCCTTCCTCCCCCGCCGAGCTGACGACCCGCATGCGCGACGAAAAGGCCCGCTGGGACAAGATCATCGAGAAGCTGAACCTGTCGCTCGACTGAGGCGCGCGGCTCGAATCAAACGCCGCCCGCGTAGCCGTTCTGGCGCCAGGCCTCGAACACCGTCACCGCCACCGCGTTCGACAGGTTGAGGCTGCGCTGCCCCTCCCGCATCGGCAGCCGCAGGCGCTGGGAGGGCCCGAACAGGCGCAGGTCGTCCTCGGACAGCCCGGCCGTCTCGCGGCCGAAGACGAAGACGTCGCCCGGCTGGAAGGACTGTTCGGCAATGGGACGCGCGCCGCGCGTGGTCATGGCGAAGATGCGGCCCGGGGGCGCGCCCGTCCCGGCCAGGGCGTCTTCCAGCGTCTTGTGCACCTTCATGGGCTGCCACTCGTGATAGTCCAGGCCCGCGCGGCGCAGGCGCGCATCGTCCAGTTCGAAACCCAGGGGCTCCACCAGATGCAGTTGCGAGCCGGTATTGGCGCACAGGCGTATCGCGTTGCCCGTGTTGGGCGGGATTTCGGGGTGGACCAGGATGACGTGGAACATGGCTTGGGGCAGGGTCGGGGGAAGGCTGGCCGCGGATGGCTGGCTGGTAGCGGAAGGCTGGTGGCGGGCAGCGGCCACGCCGACTACGGCAGGCGATATTGTGCCAGCGCGCCCCCGTCCTCGGCGGGCGCCCGCATCGCCACCAGGCCCAGGACCGTGCTGGCGCCGGCGGCGCGCAGGGCCCGGGCGGCGGCGTCCAGGGTGGCGCCGGTGGTCATCACGTCGTCGACCAGCAGCACCGGACGAGGCGGCAGGCGCACGGGACAGGCATAGGCCGCAACCGCGCCGCCGAGACGCGCGGCGCGGTCCAGGGAGGCCTGGCGCGGGCCTTCCGCGACGCGCCGCAGCCAGGACGAGCGCACGGGCAGGCCCGTGGCGCGCGCCAGGGCGCGGGCGATCTCGGCCGCGGGATTGAAGCCGCGCCGGCGCAGCGACGCGCGCGCGGCGGGCACGGGCACCAGCGCGGCCCCGGCCGGGCGCGGCGGCGCGCCCGGCTGCGCCAGGGCATCGAGGATCAGGGCCGCCAGCGGGCCGGCCATGGCGAAGCGCCGCTCGCCCTTGAGCCGCGTGATCAACAGGTCCGCCGGGGCTTCGTAGTCGCCGCCGGCCACCACCCGTTCGTAGGCCGGCGGGCAGCGGGCGCAATCCGGACAGGCCGGCATGGCCCAGCCCAGGCGCAACGCGCAGCGGTCGCAACGGCGTTGCGACGGATGCTGGGTCGCCCGCGCGTCGGCCCGGCAACCCTCGCACAATCCGCCGCCGCGCGCGCGGCCTTCGCACATGGGACAGTCGGACGCGATGCCCGCCAGCCAGGCGCGCCACCAGGAAGCCGGCCGCACCCAGCCGCCCGGCGAGGCAGCCGCCGGCGGCAAGCCCGGCCGGCCGACGGCCGACCGCCCGGAAACCCGCGTCGGCGGCATCCCTTTCATTTGCCCTCCTGTTCCGGTTTCCCAGGCGCCTGCCCGCCAGCGGCACATACCCTGCCTCGCGCCGCGGGGATCCCCCGTCCGCCCGGCGCGGTGCGCAATAATGGCGGGTATCCATCTGAACACGTATCGCGCCGCGCCGCCGGCCGCCGCGCCCCTTATGTCACCCGCCCCGATCTCGACCCTTCCCCTGAACAGCGCCGACGTGACGCGCCAGTTCGCCCGCCGCGGCGACCTGGCCGACGCGCAATTCCTCTACGGCGAGATCGCCGGCCGCATGCTGGACCGCCTGCGCTACATCCGCATCCAGCCGCAACGGCTGCTGGACGCGGGCTGCGGCGCCGGCGCCGCCCTGCCCGGGCTGCGCGAGCGCTATCCCGACGCCGCCTATGTGGGCCTGGACGCCTGTCCGCCGCTGCTGGAGATCGCGCGCGAACGCCATGTGCCGGCCGGCCTGGCCGGCATGCTCGGCCGCCTGACCGGCAAGGCCGCCGCCAAGCCGCAATTCGTGCTGGCCGACATGGCCGCGACCGGATTGCAGCCGGAATCGGTGGACCTCGTATGGTCCAACCTGGCGCTGCACTGGCACCCGGCCCCGCATGCCGCCCTGGCCGAATGGCGCCGCGTTCTCAAGGTGCAGGGCCTGGCGATGTTTTCCTGCCTGGGCCCCAACACGCTGCGCGAATTGCGCGCGGCGCTGGACGACGCCGGCCTGCGCACCGCCACGCCGGCCTTCGTCGATATGCACGACTTCGGCGACCTGCTGGTGGAGAACGGCTTCGCCGACCCCGTCATGGACCAGGAAACCCTCACCCTCACGTACCAGACCCCGCAGCGCCTGCTGGAAGACGTGCGCGCGCTGGGCGGCAACCCGGCCAGCAACCGCCGGCGCGGCCTGGCCACGCCGGCCTGGCGCGACCGCCTCTACGCGGCGCTGGAAAGGCAGCGGAGCGGCGACGGGCTCATCAAGCTCAGCATCGAGGTCGCCTACGGCCACGCCTGGCGCGCCGCCGCCCGCCAGGCGGCCCCCGGCGAAACGCGGCTGTCGGTGAGCGCCATCGGCGGCCGGAAGGGCTAGCGTCCCGTCGCGGGCATTCGCGGCATTCGCGGCCCCGGCCGCGGCTTGCGCGCCGCACACGACCGCATAGGGCGCGCCGCATCCCTTCCCTTGTTCGGGTTAACGATTGTGCCGGGGGCCGACACGACGATGCCGGCGCGGGTATGCTATGGCACAAAACGGCGCTCCGACGCCGATCCCATGAACATGGAAAACCATAAAACGGAGACAACATGCGTTTCGGCATCCGCTTTGCCCTGCCCCTCCTTTGCGCGCTCGGCGTCGGCGCGGCCGCCCAGGCCGCCGATGAATGGCCCGCCGGCAAGCCCATCACCTACGTCGTGCCCTTCGCGCCCGGCGGCGCCACCGACGTGATCGGCCGCATCGTGGCCACCAAGCTGGGCCCCGTCCTCGGCACCAGCATCGTGGTGGAGAACCGGCCCGGGGCGGGCGGCAATATCGGCTCCGAATACGTCGCCAAGGCCAAGCCGGACGGCTACACGCTGGTGGGCGGCACCATCAGTTCGCACTCCATCAACGGCAGCCTGTACCACAACATGCCGTACGACATGGTGAAATCCTTCGTGCCGGTGGCGCTGACGGGAAAACTGGGCAACGTGCTGGTGGTGCCGGCCGCCAGTCCCTACAAGACCGTGGACGACGTGCTGGCGGCGGCGCGCAAGACGCCCGGCCACCTCAGCTACGGCTCGGCCGGCAACGGCACGTCGCAGAACCTGTCCGGGGAGCTGTTCAAATCCATCGCCAAGGTCGACATCATGCACGTGCCCTTCAAGGGCAGCGGCCCGGTCCTGCAGGCGCTGCTGGGCAACCAGTTGTCCATGGCCTTCGACAACATCCCGCCCACGCTGCCCCTGATCAAGTCCGGCAAGATCCGCGCGCTGGCGGTGACCTCGGCCAAGCGCGATCCCAACCTGCCGGACGTGCCCACCATGCAGGAAGTGGGGCTGAAGGACTACGAGATCGTTTCCTGGCAAGCCGTGTTCGCGCCGGCCGGCACGCCGGCGCCCATCGTCAACCGCCTGTCGACCGAGATCCTCAAGATCCTGCAGCAGCCGGACGTGAAGGAAAAATTCGCCGCCATGGCCATCGACGGCTCGGGCATGGACTCCGCCCAGCTCGCCGCCTTCCAGAAGGCGGAAGTCGCCAAGTGGCATGACCTGATCAAGAAAGCCAACATCCAGACGGACTGAGATTTAGCGCCGGGTCCCGGAGCTTCGCCCTCATGCGCGCGTCCACGCGCGCATGGCCGGCACGGATTTCCAGGACCCGGCGCTAGCGCGCGCGGGCAGGCCCCGCGCCGCGCCAGCCCCCGAGGGAACGACACCGCCGCGGGCCACCCCCAGGGCGGGAAGCAAAAAGAAAACGGCGCCGGGATGAACGACATCCCGGCGCCGCTTTTTTTCTCGGGGCGGCGCAAGAAAAAGGGCCCCGTGGCGGGGGCCCTTTTTTCGCTCAGTGCAAACGCCGCGGCCTCAATGCAAGCGCCGGGGCGTCAGCGTTTCTTCCGGCTCGGCCAGGGTCTGCACGCCGACGGCGCCGAGCAAGGGTTCGGACGTGGCGCGCACGCGGCGCCGCGCCACCGCGGTGGGATCCGCGCCCGACAGGCCCACGGCCGCGGCCATGCCGCCGTCGCCACGGAACGCCACGGCCATCGCGTCCACCACCGAAGGCAGGTCGCGCAGGCGGTGGAACTGGCCGCGCAGCCAGCGCGCATCGTTGCCCGACTTCAGGGCGTCGTCGCGCAGCGAACCCAGCATGTCGCCGGTGCCCAGTTCCTCGGCGATGGGCGCCAGCAGGCCGAAGACGCTGCGCAAGTGGTCGATCAGACGCAGGCGCTGCCCGTCGCCCGTCACGTAGCTGCCCTGCAGGCCGAAGCGGCAGGCCTGGAAATGGTTGTTGCGATAGGCCAGCCACAAGCCCTTCTCCGACTGCGGCTGGCGCTTGAGCAGCACCGCCAGGGCCTGCGCGAAGGCGGCGATCTGGCAGGCGCGCTCCACCGTCAGCGGGGTATCGCAGACGCGGATTTCCACCGTGCCGTACTCGGGCTTGGGACGGATGTCCCAGTAGAGGTCCTTGATGCTTTCCGCCAGGCCGTAGGTGCGCAACTGGGACAGATGGGCTTCGAACTGGTACCAGTCGTTGACCTCGGGCGGCAGGTGGCCGGCCAGGGGGAAGCTGTTCACCGCGTTCAGGCGGCAGCAGGAAAACAGCGTATCGACCCCTTCGTAATAGGGCGACGACGCCGACAGGGCGATGAAGTGCGGCACGTAGGCCGACAACTGACGGGTCAGCTTGATGGCGTCGTCGCCGTTGGCCACGCCCAGGTGGATGTGCTGGCCGAACACCGTGAACTGGCGCGCCAGATAGCCGTACATCTCGGCCAGGTACTGGAAGCGCGGCGTATCGGAAATCGAGCGTTCCTGCCAGCGCATGAAGGGATGGGCGCCGCCGCCCGCCACCGTCACGCCGACCGCGTCGGCGGCTTCGCACAGGGCGCTGCGCATTTCGCGCATTTCGGCCAGGAGGCCCATGGGATGTTCATGCACCGACGAATTCAATTCGATCATCGACCGGGTGATTTCCGGTTTCACCCGGTCCGCGATGGGATGGTTCGCCATCTGGGCCAGCAATTCGTCGGATGCGGCCGTCAAATCGAAAGTGCGAGGGTCGATCAGTTGCAGTTCGAGTTCGATGCCCAGGGTGTGGGGGGCGGAAGGGACGAACGGGATCTGTTCCATCTCCGGCTCCTAGTAACTTATTTATGTGGAGAAGACGCCACCCTGCCTTGAAGCCCGGAAACTGCCCGGGGGGCATCTCTTGATGTGGCGCGACGAGGTGGCAGTTTAGCTGCTCACTTTCATCATCGTAGGTGAAAAACGTGACATTTATAAGCAACGGCATCGATCTCGCCGTGTTCATGCCGTCTAAGGCGTAGCAAGCACTTACGCGCCCCGGGAAATCCCCTAGGCCGCCTTGCCGTGCCCCTTGCTCCGCCTTGGCGGGCAAGCCGTTTTCGTCACGCCCTGAGCAGGAAACGTTCCCGGGGCGCGTTATGTCCGCCAGAAGGCCGGGGTGAAGAGCATCAGCACGGTGAACAGTTCCAGCCGCCCGATCAGCATGCCGAAGGTGCAGATCCAGGTCTGGAAGTCGCTGAGCACGGCGAAGCTGCCCATGGGGCCGATGGCGCCCAGGCCGGGGCCGGTGTTGTTGACGCTGGCCACCACGGCGCTGAAGGCGGTCAGCGCGTCGAGGCCGGAGGCCAGCATCAGCGCCGTCAGGACCGCGATGGAAAACCCGTAGGCCACCATGAAGGCCAGCACCGACGTCAGCACGCGCGGATTGATCACCCGCCCCTTGATGCGCACCGGGCTGACCGCCTGCGGATGCAGCATCATCTTGAGTTCGGCGCCCGCCGTCTTGGCCAGTATCACCGCGCGGATCATCTTGATGCCCCCGCCCGTCGATCCGGCCGACGTCGCCACGCCGGAAAGCAGCAGCATCAGCAAGGGCGCAAGGATGGGCCACGCGGTGTAGTCGACGTTGGCGTAGCCCGTGGTGGTGAGCACCGAGATCGTATTGAAGACGCCATAGCGCAAGGCGTCCAGCGGCGCCCGGTAGACGCCCTCGATGTACAGATAGGCCGACACCAGCAGCGAGGCGCCCAGGGTGAGCGCCAGGTAGGGAATGGTCTCCGGACAGGTCAGGTAGGGGCGCAGGCGCCGCTGGCTGAGGGCGCTGAAATGCGTGGCGAAGTTGATGCCGGCGATCAGCATGAAGACCATGGCGACGATTTCCACCGGCACCGAATCGAAATGGGCGAAGCCGTCGTCCCAGGTCGAAAAGCCGCCCAGCCCCATGGTGGTGGCCATGTGGCACCAGGCCTCGAACCACGGCAGCCCGGCCGCGCGGTAGGCCAGGAAGCACAGCAGCGAGAAGCCGAAATACACCGCGTACAAGGCCTTGGCGGTGCCGGCGATGCGCGGGGTCAGCTTCTCGTCCTTCATCGGGCCGGGCGTTTCGGCGCGGAACACCTGGTGGCCGCCCACGCCCAGCAGCGGCAGGATGGCGACCGCCAGCACGAGTATGCCCATGCCGCCCAGCCACACCAGCGTGGCGCGCCACAGGTTGATCGAGGGCGGCAGGTCGTGCAGCCCGGTCAGCACCGTGGCGCCCGTGGTGGTCAGGCCCGACATCGCCTCGAAATAGCCGTCCGTGAAGGACAGGCGCAGGCCGGCGCGATCGAAATAGATGAACAGCGGTATCGTCGCCAGCAGCGGCAGCACGGTCCAGACCAGCGACACCAGCAGGAAACCGTCGCGCGGCCGCAATTCGTAGCGATGGCGGCGCGACACCAGCCACAGCCCGGCGCCCGCGCCGAAGGCCACCAGGAAGGCGTCCACGAAGGCCGACAGCGCCGCGTCGCCCAGGTAGGCGGAGACCGACAGCGGAATCGCCATGGTCAGCGCGAACAGCGTCATGGTCAGCCCCAGCAGGTTGACCAGGGCCAGCAGCCGGCTGACGGGGGTCGACCTCCCCGGCGCGGGTCCCGGCACGGCGGCGGCGAGAGGTCGGAAACGGGGCATGGGGCCTGGCGATGCCTAGAAAAACGAGGCGGAGACCTGGAACAGCTTCTCCACGCGGGCCATCTGCTGGCGGGACGGCACGAACACGATGACGTGATCGCCCGATTCGATGACGGTGTCGCCGTCCGGAATGAGGATTTCCTCGCCGCGCGCCAGCGCGCCTATGCTCGCTCCCTTGGGCAGGCGCAGCTCGCCCACCCGCCGCCCCACCACGTGGGAGGTCTTGCGGTCGCCGTGGGCCACCGCTTCCACGGCCTCGGCCACGCCCTGGCGCAGCCGGTGCACGGCCACCACGTCGCCGCGCCGCACGTGGCGCAGCAGCTCGCTCATGGTGGCCTGCGCGGGCGACACGGCAATATCGATATGGCTGCCCTGCATGAGCTCGCCGTAGGCGGGACGATTGATCAGCGCGATCACCTTGTGCGCGCCCAGGCGCTTGGCCAGCAGCGAGGACATGATGTTGTCCTCGTCGTCGCTGGTCAGCGCCAGCCAGGTGTCCATGTCGCCGATGTTCTCCCGCCGCAGCAGGTCCTCGTCGGTGCCGTTGCCCTGCAGCACCAGCACGTTGCCGGGCAGGTTCACGGCCAGGTACTCGCAGCGCTCCGGGTCGCGCTCGATGAGCCGCACGCTATAGCCTTCCTCGGCCAGTTGGCGCGCCAGCCTCAGGCCGATATTGCCGCCGCCGGCGATCATCACGCGGCGCACGGTCTTCTCGGCCTCGCACAGTTGCCGCACGGCGCGGCGCGCATGGCGGGTATCGACCACCAG from Bordetella genomosp. 10 includes:
- the trkA gene encoding Trk system potassium transporter TrkA — encoded protein: MKVLIVGAGRVGTSVAENLVSEQNDITVIDTDARNLQGLQERYDLRGMHGDGTQVAVLEAAGAADTDLFIACAASDAVNMVACRIARQHFNVPRRIARIRAADVAEYPELMGDDGFCIDALISPERSVTAYLHSLIEFPEALQVVEFAEGRISVITARVGQASPMANRSVEALREAWPDVTACVVDVLRGGRPLQAATQTVIAPDDEVVLVVDTRHARRAVRQLCEAEKTVRRVMIAGGGNIGLRLARQLAEEGYSVRLIERDPERCEYLAVNLPGNVLVLQGNGTDEDLLRRENIGDMDTWLALTSDDEDNIMSSLLAKRLGAHKVIALINRPAYGELMQGSHIDIAVSPAQATMSELLRHVRRGDVVAVHRLRQGVAEAVEAVAHGDRKTSHVVGRRVGELRLPKGASIGALARGEEILIPDGDTVIESGDHVIVFVPSRQQMARVEKLFQVSASFF